One Aegilops tauschii subsp. strangulata cultivar AL8/78 chromosome 7, Aet v6.0, whole genome shotgun sequence genomic window carries:
- the LOC120968496 gene encoding uncharacterized protein codes for MGAPDTSWVFADLAVADSSRYSTRSRLMLTGLSFAIGILTILLYLAVSYACRRRRSQRGAGAGAGAEDQEAGMSDAAIVYEQADALAAPMDCAVCLGQVVAGEKLRRLPKCAHLFHADCVHAWLQAHSTCPMCRAATTGTTPAATAGLPPGVVAVAGTPPALERMN; via the coding sequence ATGGGCGCGCCGGACACATCATGGGTGTTCGCGGACCTCGCCGTCGCGGACAGCTCCAGGTACAGCACCCGCTCGCGGCTCATGCTCACGGGCCTCTCCTTCGCCATCGGCATCCTCACCATCCTCCTCTACCTCGCCGTCTCctacgcctgccgccgccgccgcagtcaGCGCGGCGCTGGCGCGGGTGCTGGTGCGGAGGACCAGGAGGCCGGCATGAGCGACGCGGCCATCGTGTACGAGCAGGCCGACGCACTGGCCGCGCCCATGGACTGCGCGGTGTGCCTAGGGCAGGTGGTGGCCGGCGAGAAGCTGCGTCGGCTCCCCAAGTGCGCGCATCTGTTCCACGCCGACTGCGTCCATGCCTGGCTGCAAGCGCACTCCACCTGCCCCATGTGCCGCGCCGCCACCACCGGCACCACCCCAGCCGCGACAGCGGGGCTGCCACCTGGCGTGGTTGCAGTCGCAGGCACGCCGCCTGCCTTGGAACGGATGAATTGA